One genomic window of Candidatus Desulfatibia profunda includes the following:
- a CDS encoding four helix bundle protein, translated as MSKTNFENLRVYQLSETLADEIWTIVTNWKYFEKDTVGKQLVKSADSIGANISEGTGRGSFQDNRRFVKIARGSLNETQHWLRRVYKRDLLKEEEVNRIKPIIDELAPKLNAYLKSIGKVPEKTTDN; from the coding sequence GTGTCAAAGACGAATTTTGAAAACCTGAGAGTCTATCAATTATCAGAGACTCTTGCTGATGAAATCTGGACTATCGTTACTAATTGGAAATATTTTGAAAAGGATACGGTTGGAAAACAGCTTGTCAAGTCAGCGGACAGTATAGGCGCGAATATTTCAGAGGGAACGGGGCGAGGCAGCTTTCAGGATAATCGTCGTTTCGTAAAAATTGCACGAGGTTCTTTAAATGAAACCCAACATTGGCTGAGAAGGGTTTATAAAAGAGATCTCCTAAAAGAGGAAGAAGTGAATAGAATCAAACCCATTATTGATGAGCTAGCACCCAAACTGAATGCATATTTGAAATCAATCGGCAAGGTTCCGGAAAAAACAACGGACAACTGA